One region of Micromonospora ureilytica genomic DNA includes:
- a CDS encoding dynamin family protein, protein MAGIWLDVLDEIARTCTAHGRGDLLQTVRQKRAQLLDPTLRVLVIGEPNQGKSQLINAIINAPACPVGDGRTTVLPTVVQHAEAPTAAVAQASPPAPGHPTGTATAVTVERTPVALNQVAAGVAGLVGRRPGGGPAYVEIGLPRALLGAGLVLVDTPGTDEVAGIGAAASVAAPARADTVLLVSDSTRELSVAELNMLLHIMRSHPNVIVVQSKTDLVADWRTVAERNRQHLAEAGVPATLIPVSAALRLRAAAADDRVLNAESGFPALIARLQRDMSGKADHLARAAVQTVARTVVEQLAAPLRAELETQEAEEQSGPISRLHAAQREVDELRRCSTRWQNTLTDEITDLLADLEYDLRDRTRQILRAVDEAFDTADPLVAWDTFQDWLERSLVEAAEANHEWLIQRCDWIARRVAANFDRYGYDVLPPWSMTMPDDIGERLPELQRPTIDRFTTGQKLFTGMKGSYGGMLMFGLATTLAGMPMINPVSVGIGALFGGKSISDESKQLLRRRQATVKTAIQRHVDDVFVRIIRDCRDAARQVQRMLRDHFTGLTEELQEAIVQSFRSAKQEADTDASVRDQRQREIRLKMTRLAAVYEQAQQLTGARSAPLLLEPQA, encoded by the coding sequence ATGGCCGGGATCTGGTTGGACGTGCTGGACGAGATCGCCCGCACCTGCACTGCGCACGGTCGTGGTGACCTCCTCCAGACGGTGCGACAGAAGCGTGCGCAACTGCTGGACCCGACGCTGCGTGTCCTGGTCATCGGTGAGCCGAACCAGGGCAAGAGCCAGCTGATCAACGCGATCATCAACGCTCCGGCCTGTCCGGTCGGCGACGGCCGTACGACAGTCCTGCCGACGGTGGTGCAGCACGCCGAGGCCCCCACCGCGGCGGTGGCGCAGGCTTCGCCACCAGCTCCGGGTCACCCCACCGGCACCGCCACCGCGGTGACCGTCGAGCGGACCCCGGTGGCGCTCAACCAGGTCGCGGCGGGCGTCGCCGGCCTCGTCGGGCGTCGGCCGGGTGGCGGCCCGGCGTACGTCGAGATTGGACTGCCCCGCGCCCTGCTCGGTGCCGGGCTGGTGCTGGTGGACACTCCCGGCACCGACGAGGTCGCCGGTATCGGCGCCGCCGCCTCGGTCGCCGCGCCCGCCCGCGCGGACACCGTGCTGCTGGTCTCGGACTCCACTCGGGAGTTGTCGGTCGCCGAGTTGAACATGCTGCTGCACATCATGCGTTCGCATCCGAACGTGATCGTGGTGCAGAGCAAGACCGATCTGGTGGCGGACTGGCGCACGGTCGCTGAGCGCAACCGGCAGCACCTGGCCGAGGCGGGCGTCCCGGCGACGCTGATCCCGGTCTCGGCGGCGCTGCGACTGCGTGCCGCCGCTGCCGACGACCGCGTTCTCAACGCCGAGTCCGGTTTCCCCGCGCTGATCGCCCGCCTGCAACGCGACATGTCCGGCAAGGCCGACCACCTGGCCCGAGCGGCGGTGCAGACGGTGGCCCGGACGGTGGTGGAGCAGTTGGCCGCGCCGCTGCGCGCCGAGTTGGAGACCCAGGAGGCCGAGGAGCAGTCCGGGCCGATCTCCCGGCTGCACGCGGCGCAGCGCGAGGTCGACGAGCTGCGTCGGTGCTCCACCCGTTGGCAGAACACGCTGACCGACGAGATCACCGACCTGCTCGCGGACCTCGAGTACGACCTGCGCGACCGGACCCGCCAGATCCTGCGCGCGGTGGACGAGGCGTTCGACACCGCCGATCCGTTGGTCGCCTGGGACACCTTCCAGGACTGGCTGGAGAGGAGCCTGGTGGAGGCGGCGGAGGCGAACCACGAGTGGTTGATCCAGCGTTGTGACTGGATCGCCCGGAGGGTGGCCGCCAACTTCGACAGGTACGGCTACGACGTGCTGCCGCCCTGGTCGATGACGATGCCTGACGACATCGGCGAGCGACTGCCCGAGCTGCAACGGCCGACGATCGACAGGTTCACCACCGGCCAGAAGTTGTTCACCGGCATGAAGGGCTCGTACGGCGGCATGCTGATGTTCGGTCTGGCGACGACCCTGGCCGGCATGCCGATGATCAATCCGGTCTCGGTCGGCATCGGGGCGCTCTTCGGCGGCAAGAGCATCAGCGACGAGAGTAAGCAGTTGCTCCGTCGTCGGCAGGCGACCGTCAAGACGGCGATCCAGCGGCACGTCGACGACGTCTTCGTCCGGATCATCCGTGACTGTCGCGACGCCGCCCGGCAGGTGCAGCGGATGCTGCGGGACCACTTCACGGGGCTGACCGAGGAGCTTCAGGAGGCCATCGTGCAGTCGTTCCGCAGCGCGAAGCAGGAGGCCGACACCGATGCCTCCGTGCGCGACCAGCGGCAGCGCGAGATCCGGCTGAAGATGACCCGGTTGGCAGCGGTCTACGAGCAGGCTCAGCAGTTGACAGGTGCCCGCTCCGCCCCGCTGCTGCTGGAGCCGCAGGCATGA
- a CDS encoding GTPase yields the protein MTVGVRLDEAAWGLLHQAIELYQDNPRAVAELRHQVARLEQPLRIAVVGPWRSGKSTVLNALMGEEVAPVERADGAFTWYEDGAAPHATAYPVGQPPQELAVVKSATGLRVDLGWGAGDVRDIVVRWPTRALRQITLIDTPAVTGGAEPGRVPVLERVLRDADAVLYLTRDGRDSDLRVLESARDSAVGQSAPVNVIMVLSRADETGGGRIDGLLTARQLARRHYRDPRVNALSVNVVACSGMIGLAGRMLGESDFTALATLAQVPRAELDAHLISADRFLRGELPVRLDPEVRAALLGRFGVFGVRLAATLVRSGFDSRVKLSAELIRRSGLTELRESVTRCFIDRRDALKARSALAAVEALLRAEPTRGSAELVGAVEQILAGAHEFRELRLLVALRNTRLGFDAELAAEAQRLVGGDGVGLAARLGVEHETDVRRLWEVASDAQWRWRDRAEDPLLPLAQRRGAQVVVRSCEGMIAELVAGGR from the coding sequence ATGACGGTGGGGGTGCGCCTGGATGAGGCGGCGTGGGGGTTGCTGCACCAGGCCATCGAGCTTTACCAGGACAATCCCCGGGCCGTCGCGGAGCTTCGGCATCAGGTGGCCCGGTTGGAGCAGCCGCTGCGGATCGCCGTCGTCGGCCCGTGGCGATCGGGCAAGTCGACGGTGCTCAACGCGTTGATGGGCGAGGAGGTCGCGCCGGTCGAGCGGGCGGACGGCGCTTTCACCTGGTACGAGGACGGGGCCGCGCCGCACGCCACCGCCTACCCGGTCGGGCAGCCGCCCCAGGAGTTGGCAGTGGTGAAGTCGGCGACCGGGTTGCGGGTGGATCTGGGCTGGGGTGCGGGGGACGTGCGGGACATCGTGGTGCGGTGGCCGACGCGGGCGCTGCGGCAGATCACGCTCATCGACACCCCGGCGGTCACCGGGGGCGCCGAGCCGGGCCGGGTGCCGGTGTTGGAGCGGGTCCTGCGGGACGCGGACGCCGTGTTGTACCTGACCCGCGACGGTCGCGACAGCGATCTGCGGGTGCTGGAGTCCGCACGGGACAGTGCCGTCGGGCAGTCGGCTCCGGTCAACGTGATCATGGTGTTGTCCCGCGCCGACGAGACCGGCGGGGGCCGGATCGACGGCCTGCTCACGGCACGCCAGCTCGCCCGACGGCACTACCGCGACCCGAGGGTGAACGCGCTCAGCGTCAACGTCGTCGCGTGCAGTGGAATGATCGGCCTGGCGGGCCGGATGCTCGGTGAGTCGGACTTCACCGCGCTCGCGACCCTGGCCCAGGTGCCCCGGGCGGAGCTGGACGCCCACCTCATCTCCGCCGACCGCTTCCTGCGCGGCGAGCTGCCGGTACGGCTGGATCCCGAGGTGCGCGCCGCGTTGCTGGGTCGGTTCGGGGTCTTCGGTGTACGGCTGGCGGCCACGCTGGTGCGCAGCGGGTTCGACAGTCGGGTGAAGCTCTCCGCCGAACTGATTCGGCGTAGCGGTCTCACCGAGCTGCGGGAGTCGGTGACGCGCTGTTTCATCGATCGCCGCGACGCGCTCAAGGCCCGGTCCGCGCTGGCCGCGGTGGAGGCGCTGTTGCGGGCCGAGCCCACCCGGGGGTCTGCCGAGCTGGTCGGCGCGGTGGAGCAGATTCTCGCCGGTGCCCACGAGTTCCGGGAGCTGCGCCTGTTGGTGGCGCTGCGGAACACCCGGTTGGGGTTCGACGCGGAGCTGGCCGCCGAGGCGCAGCGGCTGGTCGGTGGTGACGGGGTGGGCCTCGCGGCTCGGCTCGGTGTCGAGCATGAGACCGACGTGCGGCGGCTCTGGGAGGTCGCTTCCGACGCGCAGTGGCGGTGGCGGGACCGGGCCGAGGATCCGCTGCTCCCGCTGGCGCAGCGGCGCGGCGCTCAGGTCGTCGTCCGCAGTTGCGAGGGGATGATCGCCGAGCTGGTCGCGGGCGGCCGCTGA
- a CDS encoding ABC transporter substrate-binding protein, protein MHSWRPVLAVAALSAVLGGLTGCGNDTNTGDSAAAATASGPWSFNDGSGTVVKADKTPTRIIAHAGEAAALMSFGIKPVGVYADESVKTDPNLKNLDLTGIQILGEEWGKIDVEKAAALRPDLIVGDWWPAEKAHSGMEEGVDEKSKKLAELAPVVGVTQGKSIVALAEGYEDLAESLGADVASPQIAANKKRFEEAVTAFKAATSAKPDLTVAAMSPSTEKVYVANPEYAPELLDLQTWGLKVINPVSPDPAFPYWENLSWENADKYQPDLILWDGRSFTPTANAEWSTKQPTWSKIKAAKVGATVSWPAFWLHTYGDFATELDKLTQAVKAADPNVGN, encoded by the coding sequence ATGCACTCATGGCGTCCGGTCCTGGCCGTCGCGGCGCTGAGCGCCGTGCTCGGCGGGCTCACCGGTTGTGGCAACGACACGAACACCGGTGACTCCGCCGCCGCTGCCACCGCTTCCGGCCCCTGGTCTTTCAACGACGGCTCCGGCACGGTCGTCAAGGCGGACAAGACACCGACGCGGATCATCGCGCACGCCGGCGAGGCCGCGGCGCTGATGTCCTTCGGCATCAAGCCGGTCGGCGTCTACGCCGACGAGTCGGTCAAGACCGACCCCAACCTCAAGAACCTCGACCTCACCGGGATCCAGATCCTCGGCGAGGAGTGGGGCAAGATCGACGTGGAGAAGGCCGCCGCCCTGCGTCCGGACCTGATCGTCGGCGACTGGTGGCCGGCCGAGAAGGCGCACAGCGGCATGGAGGAGGGCGTCGACGAGAAGAGCAAGAAGCTCGCCGAGCTTGCCCCCGTCGTCGGCGTCACGCAGGGCAAGTCGATCGTCGCGCTGGCCGAGGGGTACGAGGATCTCGCTGAGAGCCTCGGCGCCGACGTGGCCAGCCCGCAGATCGCGGCGAACAAGAAGCGCTTCGAGGAGGCGGTGACCGCGTTCAAGGCGGCCACCTCGGCCAAGCCGGACCTGACGGTCGCCGCGATGTCCCCCTCGACGGAGAAGGTCTACGTCGCGAACCCCGAGTACGCGCCCGAGCTGTTGGACCTGCAGACCTGGGGCCTGAAGGTGATCAACCCGGTCAGCCCGGACCCGGCCTTCCCGTACTGGGAGAACCTCAGCTGGGAGAACGCCGACAAGTACCAGCCGGACCTGATCCTGTGGGATGGGCGGTCCTTCACACCCACCGCGAACGCCGAGTGGAGCACGAAGCAGCCGACCTGGTCCAAGATCAAGGCGGCCAAGGTCGGTGCCACCGTCTCCTGGCCGGCGTTCTGGCTGCACACGTACGGGGACTTCGCCACCGAGCTGGACAAGCTGACCCAGGCGGTCAAAGCCGCTGATCCGAATGTCGGCAACTAA
- a CDS encoding FecCD family ABC transporter permease produces the protein MRRASALGPGLAVLCVVLVLVGFLSVTLGSRSIGLSEVLHALFSLDSDGPISSTVTLEMRVPRTLLGILVGAALGVAGAILQGVTRNPLADAGILGINSGAAAFVVIAITVLGVRGVGVYVWFAFAGAIAALALVYAVASLGREGATPVKLALAGAAVTAGLASVTSGIVMTNVDALNELRFWQVGSLAGRYTPILTGVAPFLLIGLVASLGFGRAINGLALGEDVARGLGQNVTRTRAAAFAVVAILAGAATAACGPIVFVGLVVPHLARFICGPDYRWILPYSMLLAPIVLLLADVLGRMAAAPDEVQVGVVLGLIGAPAFIAIVRYGRLSEV, from the coding sequence GTGCGGCGAGCCTCTGCCCTCGGGCCGGGGCTCGCCGTCCTCTGTGTGGTCCTCGTCCTCGTCGGCTTCCTGAGCGTGACCTTGGGCTCGCGCTCGATCGGTCTCTCCGAGGTGCTGCACGCCCTGTTCAGCCTCGACAGCGACGGGCCGATCAGCAGCACCGTCACGCTGGAGATGCGCGTACCCCGCACTCTGCTCGGCATCCTGGTCGGCGCCGCGCTCGGGGTGGCCGGGGCGATCCTGCAGGGTGTCACCCGCAACCCTCTGGCGGACGCGGGGATCCTGGGCATCAACTCCGGCGCCGCCGCGTTCGTGGTCATCGCCATCACGGTGCTCGGGGTCCGTGGCGTCGGCGTCTACGTCTGGTTCGCCTTCGCCGGCGCGATCGCGGCGCTCGCCCTGGTGTACGCGGTCGCCTCGCTCGGACGGGAGGGCGCCACCCCGGTGAAGCTCGCCCTGGCGGGCGCGGCGGTCACCGCCGGCCTGGCCTCGGTCACCAGCGGCATCGTGATGACGAACGTGGACGCCCTCAACGAGCTGCGGTTCTGGCAGGTGGGGTCGCTCGCCGGCCGGTACACCCCGATCCTGACCGGGGTCGCCCCGTTCCTGCTGATCGGCCTCGTCGCGTCGCTGGGCTTCGGGCGGGCCATCAACGGCCTTGCGCTCGGCGAGGACGTCGCGCGTGGCCTCGGCCAGAACGTGACACGTACCCGCGCGGCCGCCTTCGCCGTGGTCGCGATCCTCGCCGGCGCCGCCACCGCCGCCTGCGGACCGATCGTCTTCGTCGGGCTCGTCGTGCCGCACCTGGCGCGGTTCATCTGCGGCCCCGACTACCGCTGGATCCTGCCGTACTCGATGCTGCTGGCACCCATCGTCCTGCTCCTCGCCGACGTGCTCGGTCGGATGGCCGCCGCCCCCGACGAGGTTCAGGTCGGCGTGGTCCTCGGATTGATCGGCGCCCCCGCGTTCATCGCGATCGTGCGCTACGGCCGGCTGTCGGAGGTGTGA
- a CDS encoding FecCD family ABC transporter permease — protein sequence MATTTSDVRAATSGTAAALRANRRRRAGRSIVVTCALTAAVAALFVLTMMVGSFRIGAAEVIASVLHLSDNPSVDFVVRGLRLPTAAAAVTVGLALGASGTIFQQLLRNPLASPDFVGITSGAGLAAVTGIVLLQAGGLVVSGLALGGAIVAALAMYLLAWRDGVSGYRFILIGIGVAVFFEGLVGYVLSRAQLFEARQAMHWLVGSVGQASTTELWVLTGALVVLLPVATLLQRPLGALALGDDAARMLGVRAELSRAGLLGTAVVLVALAVSVAGPIAFVALVAGPIANRLLGPAARGVLPAALVGAALLLTADLVAVHLLPTPLPTGVVTGAVGAPYLLWLLATTNRQGAGG from the coding sequence ATGGCAACGACAACCAGCGACGTCCGCGCGGCCACGTCCGGTACGGCGGCGGCGCTGCGCGCCAACCGGAGGCGTCGAGCCGGCCGGTCCATCGTGGTGACCTGCGCCCTGACCGCGGCGGTCGCCGCCCTCTTCGTGCTCACCATGATGGTGGGCAGCTTCCGCATCGGCGCCGCGGAGGTCATCGCCTCGGTCCTGCACCTGTCCGACAATCCCAGCGTCGACTTCGTCGTCCGTGGCCTGCGGCTGCCGACCGCGGCCGCCGCCGTGACTGTCGGGCTGGCCCTCGGCGCGTCCGGGACGATCTTCCAACAGTTGCTGCGTAACCCCCTCGCGTCCCCGGACTTCGTGGGGATCACCTCGGGGGCAGGGCTGGCGGCCGTCACCGGGATCGTGCTCCTGCAGGCCGGTGGGCTCGTCGTCAGCGGGCTCGCCCTCGGTGGCGCGATCGTCGCCGCCCTGGCGATGTATCTGCTGGCCTGGCGCGACGGTGTCAGCGGCTACCGCTTCATCCTCATCGGCATCGGAGTGGCGGTCTTCTTCGAGGGCCTGGTCGGCTACGTGCTCAGCCGGGCGCAGCTCTTCGAGGCCCGCCAGGCCATGCACTGGCTGGTCGGGTCGGTCGGGCAGGCCAGCACCACGGAGCTGTGGGTGCTCACCGGTGCCCTGGTCGTCCTGCTGCCGGTCGCCACGTTGCTGCAACGGCCACTGGGCGCCCTCGCACTCGGTGATGACGCCGCCCGGATGCTGGGTGTCCGGGCCGAGCTCAGCCGGGCCGGGCTGCTCGGCACCGCCGTCGTGCTGGTGGCCCTGGCGGTGTCGGTGGCGGGCCCGATCGCCTTCGTCGCCCTGGTGGCCGGGCCGATCGCCAACCGGCTCCTCGGCCCGGCGGCCCGGGGCGTCCTGCCCGCCGCCCTGGTCGGTGCCGCGCTGCTGCTCACCGCCGACCTCGTCGCCGTGCACCTGCTGCCCACACCGTTGCCCACCGGCGTGGTGACGGGTGCGGTGGGTGCGCCCTACCTGCTGTGGCTGCTGGCCACCACCAACCGACAAGGAGCGGGTGGATGA
- a CDS encoding ABC transporter ATP-binding protein, with translation MTRLRAEGLTLGYDDRTIVDNLDVAVLDGKVTAIVGANACGKSTLLRGLARLLAPRDGTVLLDDKPLAGLRNVDVAKVLGLLPQTPVAPDGITVADLVARGRYPHQGWFRRFSGDDHDAVARALDATGTADLVDRPIRELSGGQRQRVWVAMALAQETDLLLLDEPTTYLDINHQVELLRLLRKLNAESGKTIVIVMHDLNLACRYCDHLIAMSGGAIVAEGAPVDVVTGDLVEQVFGLSCLVVPDPIAGTPMVVPA, from the coding sequence ATGACCCGACTACGCGCCGAGGGCCTCACCCTCGGCTATGACGACCGGACCATCGTCGACAACCTCGACGTCGCAGTGCTCGACGGCAAGGTCACCGCGATCGTCGGCGCCAACGCCTGCGGCAAGTCCACACTGCTGCGTGGCCTGGCCCGACTGTTGGCCCCGCGCGACGGCACCGTCCTGCTCGACGACAAACCCCTCGCCGGCCTGCGCAACGTCGACGTGGCCAAGGTGCTCGGGCTGCTGCCGCAGACCCCCGTCGCGCCCGACGGCATCACCGTCGCCGACCTGGTGGCCCGCGGTCGCTACCCCCATCAGGGGTGGTTTCGACGGTTCAGTGGCGACGACCACGACGCCGTCGCCCGGGCCCTCGACGCCACCGGCACCGCGGATCTGGTCGACCGTCCGATCCGGGAGCTGTCCGGTGGTCAACGCCAACGGGTCTGGGTCGCCATGGCCCTGGCGCAGGAAACCGACCTGCTGCTGCTCGACGAACCCACCACCTACCTGGACATCAACCACCAGGTCGAGCTGCTGCGGCTGTTGCGGAAACTGAACGCGGAGTCCGGCAAGACCATCGTCATCGTCATGCACGATCTGAACCTGGCCTGCCGTTACTGCGACCACCTCATCGCGATGTCCGGCGGTGCGATCGTCGCCGAGGGGGCGCCTGTCGACGTGGTCACCGGCGACCTCGTCGAGCAGGTCTTCGGTCTCAGTTGCCTCGTCGTACCCGATCCGATCGCCGGCACGCCGATGGTCGTCCCCGCCTAG
- a CDS encoding DUF1540 domain-containing protein: MTDMLEMPRVHECTVTDCGYNHDGCHAFAITIGQPNASCATFIDTSAKGGLDRVIAQVGACKRDDCQHNAELECHAPSIRVGPGQDIADCQTYEPR; the protein is encoded by the coding sequence ATGACCGACATGTTGGAGATGCCGCGCGTACACGAGTGCACGGTCACCGACTGCGGCTACAACCACGACGGCTGCCACGCGTTCGCCATCACCATCGGGCAGCCGAACGCCAGTTGCGCCACCTTCATCGACACCTCGGCGAAGGGCGGGCTGGACCGGGTCATCGCCCAGGTCGGCGCCTGCAAGCGAGACGACTGCCAGCACAACGCCGAGTTGGAGTGCCACGCGCCGTCCATCCGGGTGGGCCCGGGTCAGGACATCGCGGACTGTCAGACGTACGAGCCGCGCTGA
- a CDS encoding DUF2470 domain-containing protein — MLVAADSLTLHIPGVEAYVIGRHAVTSDGRLRVDLPTDCHLAEHLAHQRDTVAMVEVTDLAPTPVRDRVRGRATLTGWLTTETVSTGNDQELVTVLDLATAELTADGHTICIDADQFASAQPDALAAVEADLLCHLDHHHPRTVEGLSRLIPARHLQGVRQVRPVRLDRHGVVLRLELSRGDRDVRLNFHTPLRHPDQLGAQIEALLRHTHGCRARHTG; from the coding sequence ATGCTCGTCGCCGCCGACTCCCTCACCCTGCACATCCCGGGCGTCGAGGCGTACGTCATCGGACGCCACGCCGTGACGAGCGACGGACGCCTGCGGGTCGACCTACCGACCGACTGCCACCTGGCCGAGCACCTCGCGCACCAGCGCGATACCGTCGCGATGGTCGAGGTGACCGACCTGGCGCCCACCCCGGTACGCGACCGGGTGCGCGGACGCGCCACGCTCACCGGCTGGCTGACGACCGAAACCGTCTCGACCGGAAACGATCAGGAGCTGGTGACCGTCCTGGACCTCGCCACCGCCGAGCTGACAGCCGATGGCCACACCATCTGCATCGACGCTGATCAGTTCGCGAGCGCCCAACCCGACGCGCTGGCCGCCGTCGAGGCCGATCTGTTGTGTCACCTCGACCACCACCATCCGCGCACCGTCGAAGGGCTGAGCCGACTGATACCCGCCCGCCACCTCCAGGGAGTTCGTCAGGTCCGGCCGGTACGCCTGGACCGCCACGGTGTCGTGCTGCGGTTGGAGCTGAGTAGGGGTGACCGGGACGTCCGGCTGAACTTCCACACGCCGCTGCGGCATCCGGACCAACTCGGCGCTCAGATCGAGGCGCTGCTTCGGCACACGCACGGCTGCCGAGCCCGACACACCGGCTGA
- the rpsD gene encoding 30S ribosomal protein S4, with protein MNQTRPKVKRSRALGIALTPKCVRYFERRPFPPGQHGRARRTTSDYKVRLLEKQRLKAQYDLHEGQLRRAFDRAVRRPGKTGEELIVELETRLDALVLRAGFARTIYQARQVVTHQHVTVNGRRLDKPSARLQPGDVIEVAERSRGKAPFVVAAAGAHAPERLAPYLDVSLPGLTARLTRLPLRSEVPVLCDEQLVVEYYSR; from the coding sequence ATGAATCAGACCCGTCCCAAGGTCAAGCGCTCCCGCGCCCTGGGCATCGCGCTGACCCCGAAATGCGTGCGCTACTTCGAACGCCGCCCGTTCCCACCGGGACAGCACGGCCGCGCTCGACGCACCACCAGCGACTACAAGGTCCGGCTGTTGGAGAAGCAGCGGCTCAAGGCGCAGTACGACCTGCACGAGGGTCAGCTCCGGCGCGCGTTCGACCGGGCCGTGCGCCGGCCGGGCAAGACCGGTGAGGAGTTGATCGTCGAGCTGGAGACCCGGCTGGACGCGCTGGTGCTGCGAGCCGGTTTCGCCCGCACCATCTACCAGGCCCGTCAGGTCGTCACCCATCAACACGTCACGGTGAACGGCCGTCGTCTGGACAAGCCGTCCGCGCGGCTGCAACCCGGTGACGTCATCGAGGTGGCGGAGCGCAGTCGGGGCAAGGCGCCGTTCGTCGTCGCGGCGGCCGGGGCGCACGCCCCGGAACGTCTCGCCCCCTATCTCGACGTCAGCCTGCCCGGCCTGACCGCTCGGCTGACCCGGCTCCCGCTCCGCTCGGAGGTCCCGGTGCTCTGCGACGAGCAACTCGTCGTCGAGTACTACTCACGCTGA